One genomic region from Anopheles bellator chromosome 2, idAnoBellAS_SP24_06.2, whole genome shotgun sequence encodes:
- the LOC131211282 gene encoding epidermal growth factor receptor, with the protein MRVCIGTNGRMSVPSNREYHYKNLRDRYTNCTYVDGNLEITWIQNSSYDLGFLQHIREVTGYVLISHVDIPQVILPRLQIIRGRTTFKLNKWDDEFGLFVSFSQMNTLEMPALRDILSGSAGIFNNYNLCHVRSINWEEILSNPKANIRYTFNFTSPERECPQCHHSCEVGCWGEGAHNCQKFSKLNCSPQCSPGRCFGSKPRECCHLFCAGGCTGPTQEDCLACKNFYDDGECKQECPPMQRYNPINYLWEPNPDGKYAYGATCVRNCPEHLLKDNGACVRTCPPNKTPQNGECVPCNGACPKTCKGDGVVHSDNIGMYQDCTIIEGSLEILDQTFTGYQQVFANFSFGPRYIKIHPDRLEVFSTVKEITGYINIQGDHPDFTNLSYFRNLEVVGGRQLKENFFASLYIVKTSLKSLELKSLKRVNSGSIVILENRNLCFVEDIDWLKIKKSNDHETMIHRNRAASDCHASGIQCSEQCTKSGCWGKGPEQCLECKNFVYEGKCLDSCKSLPRIYQVNSKTCEDCHPECKDFCYGPNADNCGSCVNVKDGKFCVSECPIMKYALNGTCVKCHKTCVGCNGPRDTIAPDGCVSCDRAIIGSDTTIERCLMKDEPCPDGYYSDWVLQEEGPLKHLSGKAVCRKCHPRCKKCTGYGFHEQFCQECAGYKKGEQCEDECPIDHYANEETRICHPCHKECRGCHGLGPDACDECRNLKLFEGDPFDNSTTFNCTSICPPSHPYKRFPQETGKIGPYCSTDPLQSGFRLEAQTQYSVILIGLFVLLFCLIIMSIYCICSRQKNKKDAVKMTMALAGCEDSEPLRPSNVGPNLTKLRIIKEAEIRRGGVLGMGAFGRVFKGVWMPEGESVKIPVAIKVLMEMSGSESSKEFLEEAYIMASVEHPNLLKLLAVCMTSQMMLITQLMPLGCLLDYVRLNREKIGSKALLNWSTQIARGMAYLEDRRLVHRDLAARNVLVQTPSCVKITDFGLAKLLDFGCDEYRAAGGKMPIKWLALECIRHRVFTSKSDVWAFAVTIWELLTYGARPYENVPAKDVPELIEIGHKLPQPDICSLDIYCILLSCWVLDADSRPTFKQLAEMFAEKARDPGRYLMIPGDKFMRLPSYTNQDEKDLIRTLAPVTNPAGQAATTIDVPSTIAEGDEYLQPKATRPAHLMLPGPSAAEPSEEAPKSLRYCKDPLKPDDETDSGAKEVGVGGIRLNLPLDEDDYLMPTCQSQAQSTPGYMDLIGVPPSVDNPEYLMGSAQAMAIGTPPPPTQTIGIPLSPTETEATSSEHEYYNDLQRELIPLHRNETTV; encoded by the exons TATGCATCGGCACGAACGGGCGGATGTCGGTGCCGTCGAACCGGGAGTATCACTACAAGAACCTGCGCGATCGGTACACGAACTGCACGTACGTGGACGGCAACCTGGAGATCACCTGGATACAGAACAGTTCCTACGACCTCGGCTTCCTGCAGCACATCCGCGAGGTGACGGGCTACGTGCTGATCAGCCACGTCGACATCCCGCAGGTGATCCTGCCCCGGCTGCAGATCATCCGCGGCCGCACCACGTTCAAGCTGAACAAGTGGGACGACGAGTTCGGCCTGTTCGTGTCGTTCTCGCAGATGAACACGCTCGAGATGCCGGCGCTCCGCGACATCCTGAGCGGGTCGGCCGGTATCTTCAACAACTACAACCTCTGCCACGTACGCTCGATCAACTGGGAGGAGATCCTCTCCAACCCGAAGGCGAACATACGGTACACGTTCAACTTCACGTCGCCGGAGCGTGAGTGTCCTCAGTGTCATCACTCGTGCGAGGTCGGCTGTTGGGGTGAAGGAGCCCACAACTGCCAGAAGTTTAGCAAGCTGAATTGTTCGCCTCAGTGCTCGCCGGGCCGGTGCTTTGGGTCGAAGCCACGCGAGTGTTGCCATCTGTTCTGTGCCGGTGGCTGCACTGGCCCAACCCAGGAGGACTGTCTGGCGTGTAAGAACTtctacgacgacggcgagtgCAAGCAGGAGTGCCCTCCGATGCAGCG ATACAACCCGATCAACTACCTCTGGGAGCCGAATCCGGACGGGAAGTATGCGTACGGGGCGACCTGTGTACGGAACTGCCCGGAACACTTGCTCAAGGATAATGGGGCGTGCGTGCGGACCTGCCCACCGAACAAGACGCCCCAGAACGGTGAGTGCGTCCCGTGTAACGGGGCGTGCCCAAAAACCTGCAAGGGTGATGGCGTCGTTCACTCGGACAATATCGGCATGTACCAGGACTGTACCATCATCGAGGGATCGCTGGAGATCCTGGACCAAACGTTCACCGGGTACCAGCAGGTGTTCGCGAACTTCTCCTTCGGGCCGCGCTACATCAAGATCCACCCGGACCGGCTGGAGGTGTTCTCGACGGTGAAGGAGATCACTGGCTACATCAATATCCAGGGCGACCATCCGGACTTTACGAACCTATCGTACTTCCGCAACCTGGAGGTGGTCGGGGGCCGCCAGCTGAAGGAAAACTTCTTTGCCTCGCTCTACATCGTGAAG ACTTCCTTGAAATCGCTTGAACTGAAGTCACTGAAACGCGTCAACTCGGGCTCGATCGTGATTCTGGAGAACAGAAATCTGTGCTTCGTGGAGGATATTGACTGGCTGAAGATCAAGAAGAGCAACGACCATGAAACGATGATCCACAGGAACCGCGCCGCGAGCGATTGTC ACGCATCCGGAATACAGTGCTCGGAGCAGTGCACCAAGTCCGGCTGCTGGGGCAAGGGCCCGGAGCAGTGTCTGGAGTGTAAGAACTTTGTGTACGAGGGCAAGTGTTTGGACAGCTGCAAGAGTCTACCACG GATCTATCAGGTGAACTCGAAGACGTGCGAAGATTGCCACCCGGAGTGCAAGGACTTCTGCTACGGACCGAACGCGGACAACTGTGGCTCGTGCGTGAACGTGAAGGACGGCAAGTTCTGTGTGTCGGAGTGTCCGATCATGAAGTACGCCCTGAACGGGACCTGCGTCAAGTGCCACAAGACGTGCGTTGGGTGTAACGGGCCACGGGACACGATCGCCCCGGATGGGTGCGTTTCCTGCGATCGAGCGATTATCGGCAGCGATACCACGATCGAGCGATGCCTGATGAAGGACGAACCGTGTCCAG ATGGCTACTACAGTGATTGGGTGCTGCAGGAGGAAGGACCCCTGAAGCACCTGTCCGGGAAGGCGGTCTGCCGGAAGTGTCACCCACGGTGCAAGAAGTGCACCGGCTACGGGTTCCATGAACAGTTCTGTCAGGAGTGCGCCGGGTACAAGAAGGGCGAGCAGTGCGAGGACGAGTGCCCGATCGATCATTACGCGAACGAGGAGACACGCATCTGCCATCCTTGCCACAAGGAGTGCCGTGGATGCCACGGGCTAGGGCCGGACGCGTGCGACGAGTGTCGCAATCTGAAGCTGTTCGAGGGCGATCCGTTCGACAACTCGACCACGTTCAACTGTACCTCGATCTGCCCACCGTCGCACCCGTACAAGCGGTTCCCGCAGGAGACGGGCAAGATTGGCCCGTACTGTTCGACCGATCCGCTCCAGAGTGGCTTCCGGCTCGAGGCACAAACCCAGTACAGTGTGATCCTGATCGGGCTGTtcgtgttgctgttttgtCTGATCATCATGTCGATCTACTGTATCTGCAGCAGGCAGAAAAACAAGAAGGATGCGGTGAAGATGACAATGGCACTGGCAGGCTGTGAGGATTCGGAACCGTTGCGGCCATCGAACGTGGGTCCGAACCTGACGAAGTTGCGCATCATCAAGGAGGCGGAGATCCGGCGGGGTGGTGTGCTCGGGATGGGTGCGTTCGGGCGGGTCTTCAAGGGCGTCTGGATGCCGGAGGGTGAAAGCGTCAAGATACCGGTCGCGATCAAGGTGCTGATGGAGATGTCCGGGTCGGAGTCGAGCAAGGAGTTCCTGGAGGAGGCCTACATCATGGCGTCGGTCGAACACCCGAacctgctgaagctgctggccGTCTGTATGACCTCGCAGATGATGCTCATCACGCAGCTGATGCCGCTCGGGTGTCTGCTGGACTACGTGCGCCTCAACCGGGAGAAGATCGGCTCGAAGGCGCTCCTGAACTGGTCCACCCAGATTGCCCGTGGAATGGCGTACCTGGAGGACCGCCGCCTCGTGCACCGTGATCTCGCTGCCCGGAACGTGCTCGTCCAGACGCCGTCCTGTGTGAAGATTACCGATTTCGGACTGGCCAAACTGCTGGACTTCGGATGTGACGAGtaccgggcggccggtggcaaaaTGCCGATCAAGTGGCTTGCCCTCGAGTGCATCCGGCACCGAGTTTTTACGAGCAAAAGCGATGTATGGGCGTTCGCCGTCACCATCTGGGAACTGCTGACGTACGGGGCTCGGCCGTACGAGAACGTACCCGCCAAGGATGTACCGGAGCTGATCGAGATTGGCCACAAGCTCCCACAGCCCGATATCTGCTCACTCGACATCTACTGCATTCTGCTGTCGTGTTGGGTGCTCGATGCGGACTCACGGCCCACCTTCAAGCAGTTGGCGGAAATGTTCGCCGAGAAGGCACGCGACCCCGGCCGGTACCTGATGATTCCGGGCGACAAGTTTATGCGCCTCCCGTCGTACACGAACCAGGACGAGAAGGATCTCATCCGAACCTTGGCGCCCGTCACGAATCCGGCAGGTCAGGCGGCCACCACGATCGACGTGCCGAGTACGATCGCTGAAGGGGACGAGTATCTGCAGCCGAAAGCGACCCGACCCGCCCATCTGATGCTCCCGGGACCTTCGGCCGCGGAACCGTCGGAGGAAGCACCGAAATCGCTGCGCTACTGCAAGGACCCTCTGAAGCCGGACGACGAAACGGATAGTGGCGCGAAGGAGGTTGGTGTGGGGGGCATCCGGTTGAATTTGCCTCTGGACGAGGACGACTACCTGATGCCGACGTGCCAAAGCCAAGCGCAGTCCACACCGGGATACATGGACCTGATCGGTGTTCCGCCCAGCGTCGATAATCCCGAGTACCTGATGGGTTCGGCGCAAGCCATGGCCATCGGAACGCCTC CACCGCCGACCCAAACGATCGGCATCCCGCTGTCaccgacggaaacggaagcgaccTCCTCCGAGCACGAGTACTACAACGATCTGCAGCGCGAGCTGATCCCGCTGCACCGCAACGAAACCACTGTCTGA